From the genome of Gracilibacillus salitolerans, one region includes:
- the infB gene encoding translation initiation factor IF-2, whose translation MSKIRVYEYAKQVNKSSKEVINKLKELELPVSNHMSTITDDMKTKLDQSFQPKSKEQPKKKQGKNQQHRKPNNTQQSNKKKQKNNNKQQDKRQETQKPVNNQPQLPSKITYSGSITVGELADKLNKETNEIIKKLMFLGVMATKNQDLDEDALDLICGEYGVEVEQEIEIDKADLATYIEEDDPDKLEERPPVVTIMGHVDHGKTTLLDSIRHTKVTEGEAGGITQHIGAYQVRENDKKVTFLDTPGHAAFTSMRSRGAQITDIAILVVAADDGVMPQTVEAINHAKAAEVPIIVAVNKMDKEGANPDRVMQELTEYELIPEDWGGDTIFVQLSAIKREGIDDLLEMILLVAEVEELKANANRRANGTVIEAQLDKGRGSVASLLVQNGTLKVGDPIVVGNTFGRVRAMVNDLGKRIDSAGPSKPVEITGLNDVPLAGDRFVVFKDEKQARQIGEMRQQKQLEEKRGTQSRVSLDDLFEQIKQGEIKDINVIIKADVQGSVEALAASLQKIDVEGVKVNIIHTGVGAIKESDIILASASNAVVIGFNVRPDNNAKKAAESEKVDIRLHRVIYKAIEEVEAAMKGMLDPEFEEKVIGQVEVREIFKVSRIGTIAGAYVTDGKVTRDAGIRLIRDGVVVFEGEIDTLKRFKDDVKEVAQNYECGITIKNYNDIKEGDVIEAYVMEEIEV comes from the coding sequence ATGTCAAAAATACGAGTATATGAGTACGCAAAACAAGTAAATAAATCCAGTAAGGAAGTCATTAATAAACTTAAAGAATTAGAGCTTCCGGTTTCCAATCATATGTCTACTATTACAGATGATATGAAAACAAAGCTTGATCAAAGTTTTCAACCAAAATCAAAAGAACAGCCAAAAAAGAAACAAGGAAAGAATCAACAACATAGAAAACCTAACAATACTCAGCAGTCAAATAAGAAAAAGCAAAAGAATAATAATAAACAACAAGACAAAAGACAAGAAACACAAAAGCCAGTAAATAACCAACCACAACTGCCTAGTAAAATAACTTATTCTGGCTCAATAACAGTTGGAGAACTAGCAGATAAGCTAAATAAAGAGACAAATGAAATTATTAAAAAGTTGATGTTTTTAGGTGTTATGGCAACTAAAAATCAAGATCTAGATGAAGATGCATTGGATTTAATTTGTGGTGAGTATGGAGTGGAAGTAGAACAAGAAATAGAAATAGATAAAGCAGACCTTGCCACATATATTGAAGAAGATGATCCTGATAAATTAGAGGAGCGTCCTCCCGTTGTAACGATTATGGGTCACGTTGACCATGGTAAAACAACATTACTTGATTCGATTCGCCATACCAAAGTAACAGAAGGTGAGGCAGGAGGTATCACACAGCATATTGGTGCATACCAAGTAAGAGAAAACGATAAAAAAGTTACCTTCCTTGATACACCGGGGCACGCAGCGTTCACGAGCATGCGTTCACGTGGTGCTCAAATTACAGATATTGCTATTTTAGTAGTAGCAGCTGATGATGGTGTTATGCCGCAAACTGTAGAAGCGATCAATCATGCTAAGGCAGCGGAAGTACCAATAATTGTAGCAGTGAACAAAATGGATAAAGAAGGCGCAAATCCTGATCGTGTCATGCAAGAATTAACGGAATATGAATTAATCCCTGAAGACTGGGGTGGAGACACAATCTTTGTACAACTATCTGCTATTAAAAGAGAGGGAATTGATGATTTATTAGAAATGATCCTCCTGGTGGCAGAAGTCGAAGAATTAAAAGCAAATGCCAACCGTCGTGCTAATGGTACAGTAATTGAAGCACAATTGGACAAAGGTCGCGGTTCTGTTGCATCATTACTCGTACAAAATGGTACACTAAAAGTAGGAGATCCAATTGTAGTTGGAAATACGTTTGGTCGTGTTCGTGCGATGGTGAATGATTTAGGTAAACGTATTGATTCAGCTGGACCTTCAAAACCTGTTGAGATCACAGGACTTAATGATGTACCATTAGCAGGAGATCGATTTGTTGTGTTTAAAGATGAAAAACAAGCACGTCAAATCGGTGAAATGAGACAACAAAAACAGTTAGAAGAAAAAAGAGGTACACAGTCTCGTGTCAGCTTGGATGATTTATTTGAACAAATTAAACAAGGTGAAATTAAAGATATTAACGTGATTATTAAGGCAGACGTACAAGGATCTGTAGAAGCATTAGCTGCATCCTTGCAAAAAATTGATGTAGAAGGTGTAAAAGTCAACATCATTCATACCGGTGTTGGTGCAATCAAGGAATCAGATATTATTCTCGCTTCCGCATCAAATGCTGTTGTTATTGGGTTTAACGTTCGACCAGATAATAATGCGAAAAAAGCAGCAGAATCAGAAAAAGTTGACATTCGTCTTCACCGTGTCATTTATAAAGCAATTGAAGAAGTTGAAGCTGCTATGAAAGGTATGCTTGATCCTGAATTTGAAGAAAAAGTGATTGGTCAAGTTGAAGTAAGAGAAATCTTTAAAGTATCCAGAATTGGAACGATAGCAGGTGCCTACGTTACAGATGGAAAAGTAACTAGAGATGCTGGCATTCGATTAATTCGTGATGGTGTAGTCGTCTTTGAAGGTGAAATTGATACATTGAAACGCTTTAAAGATGATGTCAAAGAAGTTGCACAAAATTACGAGTGCGGTATTACAATCAAAAATTACAATGATATTAAAGAAGGCGATGTAATTGAAGCATATGTGATGGAGGAAATTGAAGTTTAA
- a CDS encoding DUF503 domain-containing protein, which translates to MITYAEVEIFLYECHSLKDKRSVLKRIKNRLSKDLNIAISEMDYQDLWQRSKLGIVTVSESSEIGQQIIQQALSTLDSFTEIERTITNTEIR; encoded by the coding sequence ATGATCACCTATGCAGAAGTTGAAATCTTTTTGTACGAATGCCACTCTTTAAAAGATAAACGATCTGTTTTAAAAAGGATTAAAAATCGTCTTAGTAAAGATTTAAATATTGCCATCTCTGAAATGGATTATCAAGACTTATGGCAACGATCTAAGCTAGGAATAGTCACCGTATCGGAATCGAGTGAAATTGGTCAACAAATTATTCAACAGGCACTAAGCACGCTTGATTCCTTTACGGAAATAGAACGGACTATTACAAATACTGAAATAAGATGA
- the rbfA gene encoding 30S ribosome-binding factor RbfA has protein sequence MGELRSNRVAEQMKKELGDIISRKIKDPRVGFVTITDVEVTGDLQQAKVFISVLGDENKRQETLIGLAKAKGFIRSEIGKRIRLRKTPELMFDFDDTIERGNRIEHILRELNESEEEQ, from the coding sequence ATGGGAGAGTTACGCTCTAATCGAGTCGCCGAACAAATGAAAAAAGAGCTTGGTGATATCATATCCCGCAAAATCAAAGATCCTAGAGTAGGTTTTGTTACAATTACAGATGTAGAAGTTACCGGAGACCTGCAACAAGCAAAAGTATTTATCTCGGTTTTAGGTGATGAAAACAAAAGACAGGAAACTCTAATTGGTCTAGCTAAAGCAAAAGGCTTTATCCGTTCGGAGATTGGCAAACGAATTAGATTGAGAAAAACACCAGAATTAATGTTTGACTTCGATGACACCATCGAAAGAGGAAATCGGATTGAACATATTCTTAGAGAATTAAATGAATCAGAAGAAGAGCAGTAA
- the truB gene encoding tRNA pseudouridine(55) synthase TruB, which translates to MDGILPLWKNKGMTSHDCVFKVRKILGTKKVGHTGTLDPEVEGVLPICIGEATKIVPYLTDTTKTYRATATLGISTDTEDQTGAIQNQVNVETEISSESINSILQEFCGEITQQVPLYSAVKVKGKKLYEYARANEPVERPFRQVEIHNIRFLSSRYDKVEKKQSIELEVTCSKGTYVRTLCVDIGEKLGFPSHMSHLVRIATGNLSEQDTYTLEQVQEHLDSNQSVPLLSINKVLTHLDELEIDEKTKEKVLHGQKLPLPSTMPDTTFFRVTYHDQIVAIYQIHDNKKEIKPARVFRFNERK; encoded by the coding sequence ATGGACGGAATTTTACCATTATGGAAAAATAAAGGTATGACATCACATGATTGTGTTTTTAAGGTTAGAAAAATACTCGGCACCAAAAAAGTAGGGCATACCGGTACACTGGATCCAGAAGTAGAAGGAGTATTGCCTATTTGTATAGGCGAGGCAACCAAAATTGTCCCATATTTAACGGATACGACGAAAACGTATCGAGCAACGGCAACATTGGGGATTTCCACTGATACAGAAGATCAAACAGGGGCAATACAAAATCAAGTAAATGTAGAAACTGAAATATCGTCTGAATCAATTAATAGTATATTACAGGAATTTTGTGGTGAAATTACACAACAAGTCCCTCTATATTCTGCAGTCAAAGTGAAAGGCAAAAAACTATATGAATATGCAAGAGCGAATGAACCAGTTGAAAGACCTTTTCGTCAAGTAGAGATACACAATATTCGTTTTCTGTCTAGTAGATATGATAAAGTAGAAAAGAAACAATCCATTGAATTGGAAGTTACCTGTTCTAAAGGTACCTATGTCCGTACATTATGTGTTGATATAGGTGAAAAGTTAGGATTTCCTTCCCATATGTCACATTTAGTGAGAATAGCTACTGGGAATTTGTCAGAGCAAGACACATATACTCTTGAACAAGTTCAAGAACACTTGGACAGTAATCAATCAGTACCTCTGTTATCAATAAATAAGGTTCTTACCCATTTAGATGAATTGGAAATTGATGAAAAAACAAAGGAAAAAGTATTACATGGACAAAAATTACCATTGCCAAGCACAATGCCTGATACGACTTTTTTCCGAGTGACATATCACGATCAAATTGTAGCTATTTATCAAATACACGATAATAAAAAAGAAATAAAACCAGCACGTGTTTTTAGATTTAATGAAAGAAAGTAG
- a CDS encoding bifunctional riboflavin kinase/FAD synthetase encodes MEVQSLVYPHDLKKDNLPDTVAAIGFFDGVHNGHQAVIQQAINIASQTGKESAVITFDPHPSVVLQKNKDQVRYITPIEEKIKRIESLGVDRLYIIRFDQALAKLTPKEFIDHFIVTLHISHLVAGFDFTFGHKGSGNMENIHEFIDNDLEVITINQLDYREEKISSTRIRNELKQGNMKTAEILLGRPYSLTGEVIHGDKRGRTIGYPTANLKIEDYYFLPRIGVYAVEVRVGEKQYYGMANLGYNPTFTDDRENTKLEVHIFDFDENIYGEKIDVYWKKYIRDEEKFSGIDELVEKLKDDEEQSREFFAINE; translated from the coding sequence GTGGAAGTGCAATCACTTGTATACCCCCATGACTTAAAGAAAGACAACCTGCCTGATACGGTGGCTGCTATTGGTTTCTTTGATGGGGTGCATAATGGACATCAAGCGGTAATTCAGCAAGCTATTAACATTGCTAGTCAAACGGGAAAAGAATCAGCTGTGATCACTTTTGATCCTCATCCTTCTGTAGTATTACAAAAGAACAAAGATCAAGTTCGTTATATTACACCTATTGAAGAAAAAATAAAGAGAATTGAATCACTTGGTGTGGATCGTTTATATATTATTCGATTTGATCAGGCATTAGCTAAGTTAACTCCAAAAGAATTTATTGATCATTTCATTGTAACCTTACATATATCTCATTTAGTCGCAGGATTTGATTTTACATTTGGACATAAAGGATCAGGTAACATGGAAAATATCCATGAGTTTATTGACAATGATCTTGAGGTAATAACTATCAACCAGTTAGATTATCGAGAAGAAAAAATAAGTTCAACTAGAATTCGTAATGAATTGAAACAAGGGAATATGAAAACGGCAGAGATATTACTTGGCAGGCCTTATTCCTTAACAGGCGAAGTCATTCATGGGGATAAACGTGGTCGAACAATTGGCTATCCAACTGCTAACTTAAAGATAGAAGATTATTATTTTTTGCCAAGAATAGGTGTATACGCTGTGGAAGTAAGAGTTGGGGAGAAGCAATATTACGGTATGGCGAATCTTGGTTATAATCCAACGTTTACTGACGATCGGGAAAATACAAAACTTGAAGTACACATTTTCGATTTTGATGAGAATATTTACGGAGAAAAAATAGATGTATATTGGAAAAAATATATTCGAGACGAAGAAAAATTCTCCGGAATTGATGAATTAGTGGAAAAGTTGAAAGATGACGAAGAGCAAAGTCGCGAATTTTTTGCAATAAATGAATAA
- the rpsO gene encoding 30S ribosomal protein S15 produces MAITQERKNEIITEYKTHENDTGSPEVQIAVLTEEINNLNNHLRIHKKDHHSRRGLLKMVGKRRNLLNYLRNKDVARYRTLIQNLGLRR; encoded by the coding sequence ATGGCTATTACACAAGAGCGTAAAAACGAAATTATTACTGAATACAAAACACATGAGAACGATACTGGTTCACCAGAAGTTCAAATTGCTGTCCTTACTGAGGAAATCAATAATTTGAATAATCACTTACGTATTCATAAGAAAGATCACCACTCACGTCGTGGTCTATTAAAAATGGTAGGTAAACGTCGTAACTTGTTAAACTACTTACGTAACAAAGATGTTGCACGTTACCGTACATTAATTCAAAATTTAGGTTTACGTCGATAA